In Zingiber officinale cultivar Zhangliang chromosome 1A, Zo_v1.1, whole genome shotgun sequence, a genomic segment contains:
- the LOC122006943 gene encoding uncharacterized protein LOC122006943, which translates to MVLVHQGKSKLSQHPNSLPKLIRNVCAQCHGSCLRSPSTLSSSVDEIFDSDLSHKELIMLELQARAIRAKWRKPQELFTGRLTWAVSPTTGRVCVASTIRDIGNHEEEEEEEEEEEEEEIGSEAFFSVKSCFSCCSVELGSSFCTELKDYEYWGRKLPSIWEEFKGCQGWPFGLCRRAVVVLPPLPDSPSDSWTWHKKNLQATKTTAYTAVRTVN; encoded by the exons ATGGTTCTTGTTCACCAGGGCAAGTCTAAGCTCTCTCAACATCCTAATTCGCTTCCGAAGCTCATAAGGAATGTCTGCGCTCAGTGCCATGGCTCCTGCCTCCGATCCCCCTCCACCTTGAGCTCCTCTGTCGATGAGATTTTCGACAGCGATCTCAGTCACAAAGAG TTGATCATGCTGGAGTTACAAGCAAGAGCAATAAGGGCGAAGTGGAGAAAGCCTCAGGAGTTGTTCACAGGGAGGCTCACTTGGGCTGTGTCACCGACAACGGGAAGAGTTTGCGTTGCGAGCACGATAAGGGACATAGGCAAtcatgaggaagaggaggaggaggaggaggaggaggaggaggaggagatcggAAGTGAAGCATTTTTCTCAGTGAAGAGCTGCTTCTCCTGCTGCTCGGTGGAATTAGGATCATCATTCTGTACTGAGCTAAAGGATTACGAGTACTGGGGAAGGAAGCTGCCGTCGATATGGGAAGAGTTTAAGGGTTGCCAAGGGTGGCCTTTTGGGCTATGCCGCAGAGCCGTGGTGGTGCTGCCGCCATTGCCCGACTCTCCTTCAGATTCTTGGACGTGGCACAAGAAGAACCTGCAGGCCACTAAGACCACTGCGTATACGGCTGTGCGTACGGTGAATTGA
- the LOC122026979 gene encoding uncharacterized protein LOC122026979, producing the protein MGSPWNSPPEEPSPTLQPSDFDPFLLGFDPDEWLVDPHRFFVSVEEVEVLDFLDSPVTEISNLGVKEELPLPSIDERMKCVTLLEDSNEQPVNNGTASVKSSFDDAKVAFGNLDLDGSQEGRVENDFSETTKANGASEDRASFLVNVANMSSEENSEAESDGSDEEIEESESSDSSSSSSSSEEEDSDDGYHEGKHSRCDSNISGGFLKGAEEEIEEGEIRDDNQDEMIIGSEEDEDIVKGPIRSKNEVEDLPPVPKIDVTLEPHHRVLSVGVISAVLDNKVVVNGLEKHNPLSEGSILWITEMRLPLGLVDEIFGPVKNPFYVIRYNSVKEIPAGISVGTAVSFVLEFATCILNYIELHKKSYDASGENDEELHDEVEFSDDEKEAWYKKSIRHAKRGNNNKCKAHPESFGNKRNFKCASMQKGMCLQVNQVSECPNRFPSSVTGPTESHIVANTFACSNYGSSGAGGSGVSSHAILASTPMPVQMSSLLGGAGGSGVSSHAILASTPMPVQMSSLLGGAGGSGVSSHAILASTPMPVQMSNSLGGAGGSGVSSHAIPAATPMPLQMSSLMGIPHQFQQLLNSVWLSGFLNLQQQSLGAQGFAANMLPSQQPGNHAWTQLHQSQAYSSFPNKLPFQHQLIPNFQAHASIPRFDEPNLCTTSATIPIQEVSGNIQEPSVPNQQNFGFPFGPTARGDVRPSHLGRGRKPFGGRKPHGRGGYHSYGRGG; encoded by the exons ATGGGAAGTCCGTGGAATTCTCCGCCAGAGGAACCCTCCCCGACGCTCCAACCCAGCGACTTCGATCCCTTCCTGCTCGGTTTCGACCCCGACGAGTGGCTTGTGGATCCCCACCGCTTCTTCGTGTCAGTGGAGGAAGTGGAGGTGCTCGATTTCCTTGATAGCCCTGTGACCGAAATATCTAATCTTGGGGTAAAAGAAGAGCTCCCGCTGCCCTCGATCGATGAGAGGATGAAATGCGTGACTTTGTTGGAAGACTCTAATGAGCAGCCAGTGAATAATGGCACTGCGTCGGTAAAATCTAGTTTTGACGATGCCAAAGTGGCCTTTGGGAATCTTGATCTTGATGGCAGTCAAGAAGGCCGGGTAGAGAATGATTTTAGTGAAACCACGAAGGCTAATGGAGCAAGTGAAGATCGTGCGAGTTTTTTGGTTAATGTGGCAAATATGAGCAGTGAGGAAAATAGCGAAGCCGAATCAGATGGGTCAGACGAGGAAATTGAAGAATCCGAGAGTAGTGACTCTTCTTCGTCCTCTTCAAGCAGCGAAGAAGAAGATAGTGACGATGGATATCACGAAGGTAAACATAGTCGGTGTGACAGCAATATTAGTGGAGGTTTTCTGAAAGGTGCTGAGGAAGAGATTGAAGAGGGTGAAATAAGAGATGATAATCAAGACGAGATGATCATTGGAAGCGAAGAGGATGAAGATATAGTGAAAGGTCCAATAAGATCCAAGAATGAAGTGGAG GATCTTCCTCCAGTGCCAAAAATTGATGTGACGTTGGAACCACACCATCGAGTACTCTCTGTTGGAGTAATTTCTGCT GTTCTGGATAACAAAGTTGTTGTTAATGGCTTGGAGAAGCACAACCCTCTTAGTGAAGGTTCCATTCTTTGGATAACAGAAATGAGATTGCCGCTTGGTTTGGTTGATGAAATATTTGGACCAGTAAAGAATCCCTTCTATGTCATAAGATACAATTCTGTAAAAGAGATTCCTGCTGGGATCAGCGTGGGAACTGCTGTATCTTTCGTCCTGGAGTTTGCTACGTGCATACTCAATTATATTGAGCTTCATAAGAAGTCGTATGATGCTTCAGGTGAGAATGATGAGGAGCTGCATGATGAGGTGGAATTCTCAGATGACGAGAAGGAAGCTTGGTATAAGAAATCTATCCGTCATGCAAAAAGGGGGAATAATAATAAATGTAAAGCACATCCAGAATCATTTGGCAATAAAAGAAACTTCAAGTGTGCCAGTATGCAGAAGGGTATGTGCCTTCAAGTCAATCAGGTTTCAGAATGTCCCAACAGATTCCCCTCTAGTGTCACAGGTCCCACTGAGTCACACATAGTAGCCAATACTTTTGCATGCTCTAACTATGGTTCTTCTGGAGCTGGAGGTTCCGGTGTTAGTTCTCATGCCATTCTTGCATCTACTCCAATGCCTGTACAAATGAGTAGCTTACTGGGTGGAGCTGGAGGTTCCGGTGTTAGTTCTCATGCCATACTTGCATCTACTCCAATGCCTGTACAAATGAGTAGCTTACTGGGTGGAGCTGGAGGTTCCGGTGTTAGTTCTCATGCCATACTTGCATCTACTCCAATGCCTGTACAAATGAGTAACTCACTGGGTGGAGCTGGAGGTTCCGGTGTTAGTTCTCATGCCATACCTGCAGCTACTCCAATGCCTCTACAAATGAGTAGCTTAATGGGTATACCACATCAGTTCCAGCAGCTATTAAATTCTGTATGGTTAAGTGGATTCCTAAATCTGCAGCAACAGTCTCTAGGTGCACAAGGATTTGCAGCTAATATGTTGCCAAGCCAGCAGCCTGGGAATCATGCTTGGACTCAGCTGCATCAATCCCAGGCTTATAGTAGTTTTCCGAACAAATTGCCATTTCAACATCAGCTCATTCCCAATTTCCAGGCTCATGCTAGCATACCTCGGTTTGATGAGCCGAATCTGTGCACCACGTCTGCTACCATACCTATTCAAGAAGTGTCAGGAAATATACAAGAGCCAAGTGTTCCTAATCAGCAGAATTTTGGATTTCCATTCGGACCTACTGCCCGAGGTGATGTACGTCCCAGCCATCTTGGTCGAGGGAGGAAGCCTTTTGGCGGTAGAAAACCTCATGGTAGAGGAGGTTATCACTCCTATGGTAGAGGTGGTTAA
- the LOC122000257 gene encoding putative pentatricopeptide repeat-containing protein At3g13770, mitochondrial, which translates to MALTNCQVPALPESSLLSSETSKFTCKAIVDTGKYHSSSLTLSKNKSLREASKCGSLELASRAPTHDSFHAAALENFKKMLHCGVQPTPLTFSSLLRSCADAGSLCMGRQIHSQIIVHGFSSNTILESALIAVYTRCGEVGNGRQIFETMERKNAITWNSMIRRYSQIGNSEQALYLFGLMRRDGLAPDSFTFPALLAGATSAGSKLLGEFTGVHAYAIKVGLERDCFVGSSLIAMYSTNGFFQDARQAFDSVSSKDVGVWSSIISANIKAQRANDALDLFTEMLNLNFQPNQFIFSSSLTACGQLSILETGKQVHASCLKSNDAMDTATQNSLISMYSNCGCIQEARRVFNSLEEYRRNVISFNSMISASAQHGYPKEAAELFEQLQQVGLRPDGITMLNLLSAFNHAGLVREGVSSFSAMVEGANDQVGYRHYACIVDMLSRAGKIDEALRFIIRDMPFEPDTPLWRIVLGACSKHRNLRVAKQVARLLLEMEPEEAANYVLLANVYARSGRWRQAEEVRQLMKGKGIEKEAGFSWIEIDKATHTFGVEDRPHPLSVKIYQKLQELMSGIEAVGYVPDISFTLHDLDGAGRRQSLYYHSEKLAFAFGDLSAARGVQLRIMKNLRVCGDCHNAYKHFSLITSREIVLRDKYRFHHFSKGACSCGDYW; encoded by the coding sequence ATGGCACTGACGAATTGCCAAGTCCCTGCTCTGCCGGAATCTTCACTACTGTCTTCTGAAACTTCCAAATTCACCTGCAAAGCCATAGTCGATACTGGTAAGTATCATTCTAGCTCGCTTACCTTATCCAAAAACAAAAGCCTGAGGGAAGCATCCAAGTGTGGAAGTTTGGAGTTGGCGAGCAGAGCTCCAACGCATGATTCGTTCCATGCTGCCGCTTTAGAAAACTTCAAGAAGATGCTGCACTGTGGAGTTCAACCGACACCGCTGACTTTTAGCAGCTTGTTGAGGTCCTGTGCTGATGCAGGATCTCTCTGCATGGGGCGACAGATCCATAGCCAGATCATTGTCCATGGATTTTCTTCAAACACTATCTTAGAATCCGCACTAATTGCTGTCTACACAAGATGCGGAGAAGTGGGAAATGGAAGGCAAATCTTTGAAACAATGGAGAGGAAAAATGCGATCACTTGGAATTCTATGATCAGGAGATACTCCCAGATTGGGAACAGCGAGCAGGCCCTGTACCTGTTCGGGCTAATGCGAAGGGACGGCCTTGCTCCGGATAGTTTTACATTCCCTGCTTTACTAGCCGGAGCTACTTCAGCTGGAAGCAAACTACTTGGAGAATTCACAGGCGTACATGCATATGCCATCAAGGTGGGATTGGAGAGAGATTGTTTTGTCGGATCTTCTCTGATCGCCATGTATTCGACGAATGGCTTCTTTCAGGATGCAAGACAAGCATTCGACAGTGTCAGCTCCAAGGACGTTGGTGTCTGGTCTTCGATTATCTCAGCAAACATTAAGGCGCAAAGGGCAAACGACGCACTGGATTTGTTCACCGAGATGCTGAACTTGAATTTCCAACCGAACCAATTCATCTTCTCGAGCTCGCTAACAGCTTGCGGTCAGCTGTCGATCCTGGAAACCGGGAAACAGGTTCATGCCAGTTGCTTGAAGAGTAACGATGCCATGGATACGGCGACGCAGAATTCCCTCATCTCCATGTACTCGAACTGCGGGTGCATCCAAGAGGCAAGGAGAGTCTTCAACTCGTTAGAGGAGTACCGCCGCAATGTAATTTCATTCAATTCCATGATCTCTGCTTCCGCGCAGCATGGATATCCAAAGGAAGCCGCAGAGCTTTTCGAGCAGCTGCAGCAAGTCGGACTGAGGCCCGACGGCATTACGATGCTAAACCTCCTCTCCGCCTTCAATCACGCGGGTCTCGTTCGCGAAGGCGTGTCGTCGTTCAGTGCCATGGTGGAAGGGGCAAATGATCAAGTAGGATACCGGCATTACGCCTGCATAGTGGACATGCTGTCGCGGGCTGGAAAGATCGACGAGGCTTTGAGGTTTATCATCAGAGACATGCCTTTCGAACCAGACACCCCTCTTTGGAGAATCGTGCTCGGAGCTTGCAGTAAACACCGAAACCTGCGAGTGGCAAAGCAGGTGGCCAGGTTGCTGCTGGAAATGGAACCAGAGGAAGCTGCAAACTATGTACTCCTCGCCAATGTCTACGCGCGATCGGGTAGATGGCGACAAGCCGAAGAGGTGAGACAGTTGATGAAAGGTAAAGGCATAGAAAAGGAAGCAGGTTTCAGTTGGATTGAGATTGACAAAGCGACTCATACATTCGGAGTAGAAGATCGGCCTCATCCATTGTCAGTAAAGATATACCAAAAGTTACAAGAACTGATGAGTGGCATCGAGGCAGTGGGTTACGTGCCTGATATCAGCTTCACGCTTCATGATTTGGATGGAGCTGGAAGAAGACAATCGCTCTACTACCACAGCGAGAAGCTGGCCTTTGCTTTCGGAGATCTGTCGGCTGCTCGAGGGGTTCAGCTTCGGATCATGAAGAATCTTCGAGTGTGTGGAGATTGCCATAATGCGTACAAGCACTTCTCCTTGATCACCAGCAGAGAGATTGTATTGAGGGACAAGTACAGGTTTCACCACTTCAGCAAAGGGGCGTGTTCCTGCGGCGACTACTGGTGA
- the LOC122026992 gene encoding protein THYLAKOID FORMATION1, chloroplastic-like: MASMPSASFSSPCRQASERRRSFAGLCSSSVTALRGSRFEVRKISKRMVFSCVPAAASYVPPTVSETKLSFLKAYKRPIPSIYNTVLQELLVQQHLMRYKKTYQYDAVFALGFVTVYEQLMEGYPSSEDRDTIFQSYITALKEDPEQYRIDAKKLEEWASSQTPSSLVDFASREGEVEAILKDISERAQGNGNFSYSRFFAIGLFRLLELANATEPAVLEKLCAALHINKPSVDRDLDVYRNLLSKLVQAKELLKEYVDREKKKREDRSASQKANEAITQFVGDISVF, translated from the exons ATGGCCTCTATGCCATCtgcttccttctcctcaccctgcAGACAAGCCTCAGAGAGAAGGCGGTCCTTTGCCGGCCTGTGCTCCTCCTCCGTCACCGCTCTCCGTGGATCGCGATTCGAAGTTCGTAAGATCAGCAAACGGATGGTCTTCAGCTGCGTGCCGGCCGCCGCAAGCT ATGTGCCGCCCACTGTATCAGAGACGAAATTGAGTTTTCTCAAAGCATACAAACGACCAATTCCAAGCATATACAACACTGTGTTGCAGGAGCTTCTTGTGCAGCAACATCTGATGAGATACAAAAAGACTTATCAGTATGATGCTGTCTTTGCCCTTGGCTTTGTAACCGTATATGAACAGCTGATGGAAGGGTATCCGAGCAGTGAGGATAGAGATACCATCTTCCAGTCATATATCACGGCTTTGAAGGAGGATCCTGAACAGTACAG AATTGATGCAAAGAAATTGGAAGAGTGGGCATCATCTCaaactccttcttctttggtAGATTTTGCCTCTAGGGAAGGAGAAGTGGAAGCCATTTTGAAAGACATCTCAGAGCGAGCACAGGGCAATGGAAATTTTAGCTATAGTCGTTTCTTTGCAATTGGACTGTTCCGTTTGCTTGAGCTGGCAAATGCAACTGAACCTGCAGTGCTCGAAAAG CTCTGTGCTGCATTGCATATAAATAAGCCTAGTGTTGACAGAGATCTTGATGTATACCGCAATCTTTTATCCAAATTAGTACAAGCCAAGGAGCTTTTGAAGGAATATGTTGACAG agaaaagaagaaaagagaagatagATCAGCATCTCAAAAGGCTAATGAGGCCATCACGCAGTTCGTAGGAGATATTTCTGTCTTTTGA